In Salmo salar chromosome ssa15, Ssal_v3.1, whole genome shotgun sequence, one genomic interval encodes:
- the LOC106571041 gene encoding dihydrolipoyllysine-residue succinyltransferase component of 2-oxoglutarate dehydrogenase complex, mitochondrial isoform X1 — protein sequence MTQGPGFLNFRSTSLVGLATAVDAMLSHSRCLCRILGRSLSALSQGNNVLAGRTASGLSTGNRAVYRNIKLRESPSSIVVFHIRYFKTSAARREKVVTVNTPPFSESITEGDVRWEKAVGDSVKEDEVVCEIETDKTSLQVPSPAAGVITELLVPDGGRVEAGNPLFKLKKGAAAAAKATAAPVAEVPAASAAAPPQTLAAVPVAVPSLAAQAKPVSAVKPTAAVPPAAPPAAAHGARTESRVKMNRMRLRIAQRLKEAQQTCAMLTTFNEIDMSNIQEMRKLHKDAFLKRHNIKLGFMSAFVKASAHALMDQPSVNGVIDDTTKEIVYRDYVDISVAVATPKGLVVPVIRNVETMNFADIEKTINGLGEKARNNLLAVEDMDGGTFTISNGGVFGSMFGTPIINPPQSAILGMHGIFDRPVAIGGKVEIRPMMYVALTYDHRLVDGREAVTFLRKIKSVVEDPRFLLLDM from the exons ATGACCCAAGGTCCAGGTTTTCTGAACTTCCGTTCTACTTCCTTGGTCGGTTTAGCCACCGCTGTTGACGCTATGTTATCGCATTCCAGATGTCTTTGCAGGATACTTGGGCGCTCTCTGTCTGCTCTAAGTCAG GGTAATAATGTGCTGGCTGGAAGGACTGCTTCAG GCCTCTCCACTGGCAACAGGGCCGTCTACAGGAACATTAAGTT ACGTGAGTCTCCGTCATCAATTGTTGTCTTCCACATCAGATACTTCAAGACATCTGCAGCACGTA GGGAGAAAGTTGTCACCGTCAACACACCTCCGTTCTCTGAGTCGATCACAGAAGGGGATGTCAGGTGGGAGAAAG CTGTTGGAGATTCAGTGAAAGAGGATGAGGTGGTGTGTGAGATCGAGACTGACAAG ACCTCGTTGCAGGTGCCATCTCCGGCGGCCGGTGTGATCACGGAGCTCCTGGTGccagatggagggagggtagaggccgGGAATCCCCTCTTCAAACTCAAAAAAGGag CTGCAGCAGCAGCCAAAGCCACTGCCGCCCCAGTAGCAGAGGTCCCTGCAGCATCCGCCGCTGCCCCTCCCCAAACGCTGGCCGCCGTCCCTGTCGCCGTACCCTCCTTGGCAGCACAAGCCAAACCTG tTTCTGCGGTCAAGCCCACTGCTGCAGTACCACCAgcagcaccaccagcagcagcccACGGGGCCAGGACAGAGAGCAGG GTAAAGATGAATCGTATGAGGCTGAGGATCGCCCAGCGACTGAAGGAGGCTCAGCAGACCTGTGCCATGCTCACCACCTTCAACGAGATAGACATGAG CAACATCCAGGAGATGAGGAAGCTCCATAAAGATGCTTTCTTGAAGAGACATAACATCAAGCTTGGCTTCATGTCGGCCTTCGTTAAGGCTTCAGCCCACGCTCTCATGGACCAGCCTTCTGTCAACGGAG TGATCGATGATACAACCAAAGAGATTGTTTACAGGGATTATGTCGACATCAGTGTGGCTGTGGCCACTCCCAAG GGACTGGTTGTACCAGTTATTCGCAACGTAGAGACCATGAACTTTGCTGACATTGAGAAAACCATCAACGGTCTGGGAGAGAAG GCTCGTAATAATTTGCTGGCTGTGGAGGACATGGACGGAGGGACCTTCACCATCAGTAACGGGGGAGTGTTCGGTTCCATGTTCGGCACGCCCATCATCAACCCACCCCAGTCTGCCATCCTGGGCATGCACGGTATCTTCGACAGGCCTGTGGCCATCGGCGGCAAG gtgGAGATCCGGCCCATGATGTATGTGGCTCTGACCTACGACCATCGGCTGGTCGACGGCAGAGAGGCCGTCACCTTCCTACGTAAAATCAAGTCTGTGGTGGAGGATCCCCGCTTTCTTCTGCTCGACATGTGA
- the LOC106571041 gene encoding dihydrolipoyllysine-residue succinyltransferase component of 2-oxoglutarate dehydrogenase complex, mitochondrial isoform X2, translated as MCWLEGLLQASPLATGPSTGTLSYVSLRHQLLSSTSDTSRHLQHVGRKLSPSTHLRSLSRSQKGMSAVGDSVKEDEVVCEIETDKTSLQVPSPAAGVITELLVPDGGRVEAGNPLFKLKKGAAAAAKATAAPVAEVPAASAAAPPQTLAAVPVAVPSLAAQAKPVSAVKPTAAVPPAAPPAAAHGARTESRVKMNRMRLRIAQRLKEAQQTCAMLTTFNEIDMSNIQEMRKLHKDAFLKRHNIKLGFMSAFVKASAHALMDQPSVNGVIDDTTKEIVYRDYVDISVAVATPKGLVVPVIRNVETMNFADIEKTINGLGEKARNNLLAVEDMDGGTFTISNGGVFGSMFGTPIINPPQSAILGMHGIFDRPVAIGGKVEIRPMMYVALTYDHRLVDGREAVTFLRKIKSVVEDPRFLLLDM; from the exons ATGTGCTGGCTGGAAGGACTGCTTCAG GCCTCTCCACTGGCAACAGGGCCGTCTACAGGAACATTAAGTT ACGTGAGTCTCCGTCATCAATTGTTGTCTTCCACATCAGATACTTCAAGACATCTGCAGCACGTA GGGAGAAAGTTGTCACCGTCAACACACCTCCGTTCTCTGAGTCGATCACAGAAGGGGATGTCAG CTGTTGGAGATTCAGTGAAAGAGGATGAGGTGGTGTGTGAGATCGAGACTGACAAG ACCTCGTTGCAGGTGCCATCTCCGGCGGCCGGTGTGATCACGGAGCTCCTGGTGccagatggagggagggtagaggccgGGAATCCCCTCTTCAAACTCAAAAAAGGag CTGCAGCAGCAGCCAAAGCCACTGCCGCCCCAGTAGCAGAGGTCCCTGCAGCATCCGCCGCTGCCCCTCCCCAAACGCTGGCCGCCGTCCCTGTCGCCGTACCCTCCTTGGCAGCACAAGCCAAACCTG tTTCTGCGGTCAAGCCCACTGCTGCAGTACCACCAgcagcaccaccagcagcagcccACGGGGCCAGGACAGAGAGCAGG GTAAAGATGAATCGTATGAGGCTGAGGATCGCCCAGCGACTGAAGGAGGCTCAGCAGACCTGTGCCATGCTCACCACCTTCAACGAGATAGACATGAG CAACATCCAGGAGATGAGGAAGCTCCATAAAGATGCTTTCTTGAAGAGACATAACATCAAGCTTGGCTTCATGTCGGCCTTCGTTAAGGCTTCAGCCCACGCTCTCATGGACCAGCCTTCTGTCAACGGAG TGATCGATGATACAACCAAAGAGATTGTTTACAGGGATTATGTCGACATCAGTGTGGCTGTGGCCACTCCCAAG GGACTGGTTGTACCAGTTATTCGCAACGTAGAGACCATGAACTTTGCTGACATTGAGAAAACCATCAACGGTCTGGGAGAGAAG GCTCGTAATAATTTGCTGGCTGTGGAGGACATGGACGGAGGGACCTTCACCATCAGTAACGGGGGAGTGTTCGGTTCCATGTTCGGCACGCCCATCATCAACCCACCCCAGTCTGCCATCCTGGGCATGCACGGTATCTTCGACAGGCCTGTGGCCATCGGCGGCAAG gtgGAGATCCGGCCCATGATGTATGTGGCTCTGACCTACGACCATCGGCTGGTCGACGGCAGAGAGGCCGTCACCTTCCTACGTAAAATCAAGTCTGTGGTGGAGGATCCCCGCTTTCTTCTGCTCGACATGTGA